The Hypanus sabinus isolate sHypSab1 chromosome 19, sHypSab1.hap1, whole genome shotgun sequence genomic sequence TATAGAGTCGCGATTGGGAGAGAGGGGTGATAATCTGGCCCACCGCCCTCTCAAACTGGACCTCGTTGAAACTCAATAGAGCCACAATCCCCGATACTCAACGCGTACCCACTTGACAAAGATATTTATCAGAGTTTTAAAATAGATGGACCTATGGCTAATGCACAAAGAAAGTATTCTACGAGAACAGCACTACGTTTCTCGCTTACACCATCAGGATACAAGAATTAAATGCACAAACAGGATGAACCGACAAGCACTCACCTTAAAGGAATTTGAAAGCAGCCCAAATATTACTCGCACTGCACAGGCGCTAAGACATGCGATTGGTCGTGTCGGGCTCGGGGGGGCGGGTTAAACGATAGGCAGAGTGGCATTTAACCTATCCAATCGGCAACGCGGCGTTTGGCATCGGGATGGATTGATTGGTGGGCGGTGGAGCGTGTGCCGTGTGCAGAGGGTGGGACTTTTCGTCAGACGGTCGTGTGCAAACCGCATGAGGCTACGGAGCGAGGAAAGGCGAAAGTCGGGGTGAAGGCAGCCGGGCGGTGAGTGTGGGGCGCGGCGCTGGAGCTGGCGAGGGTTGAGTGGGGACAGACGCCGGCCGGACTTGACACAGGTGTGGCGAAGCGGGCTTGCTCCCTTTCCTTGCCTCAAGGGTTAAAGTGTGCTGGTGGGCTCCCAAGGGTTAAACGCTGAAGAAGTGCTGAGGTAAACAAGTGAATTTCTGACGGCGCATTGCGGCCTGGGCGTCAGGCTGCTGGGCCCGCTGGAGCCTGGGCCTCCCCCCTTCGATCTTGGCTGCTCAATTCCGCCTTCCCTGCCTTCGTGGTCTGCCTCCGGCGTTGGCCCAGCGACTTGACTACCGCCTACTTCGGAAGGCCGCCTGAGTCAGGGCGCTCCTGCGCTCTTAGGCCTCAGTGCGTGTAGCGGGATAGTGTGCGGCAGCTTACCTGTGGAGTCTGTCCTTACCAGGGCTAGCTCACTCTCACACGTGAAGAGGACGAGACCAGTCATGAACCGGGACGGCTTTCGGTGCCGCAATACTTTATGACGAACCAGCAGGATTTAGAAACGTTCAGGTTGGAGTCGTTCGGATAGGCCCTGCATTCGCTGGCGCTGAGGTTTTTTTCCTCATCCCCATTTTAAAATAAATCTTTGGAATAAATAGCACTATTCATTATAGAAAACGCTATGCGCAGTCGTTCCTCAAAACTCGTTTTAACCCGAAAATTGAATGAACCTGCGTTTGGCGGGAAAGGGAGTGGGGCTTGAAATGTTCCACGTGGGTGAGTGTCATGGCTAATAGGTTAAAATAAAACGTGCTCCAGACGTTTGGCTGGAGTCTGCATACTTAACAAATAAGTACAAACATTTAATTTGTGAAATGATTTTTATCTGGTTTCAGATGATGTACAGTTTTTTCATCTCACGAGAGCCATAAGGCAACTACCAATTTTATTCGAGGTTTATCTTTGTTTCTCTTTGCCTCTCTTTGCCATATGAAGACTGTCATTTAATTGCAGTAATCTGAGGTGGGACCAATGTAAACCAAGTGTAGTATGTCATTACGGACTTGCAGTACAAATTAGTATTTGGTAGTGCTGTTATATTACAATTATTGTGGGGTCACTGAGAAGTTTTAATGTGCACTCAAAAAAGCAAATTGGATAATATATTTTACAAAGCTCCATAAATTAACATGACTGTAAAAGGCATTTTGGTCTCTGGTACCAGCTTCAGGTTGTACTTTCTGTAGCTGATTTTTGTGCCTTTATTTGGAATATAATTTTAAAACCTAGTTGGACTGTTCTATGGGAAAAGTTCAAATTGGTCTGCATGGGGAAGTTATTTGGGGTTCTTTTCTAATGCAATTTTCATGTCCACAGTTTGTTTCCTAAAGTGTGCAGGGATTCAGCTAGCACAAATAAGTACTCTTTATTTTTTCAATGCTCCTTTAATTAAATATAGCAGTTTATTTTTCTCTAACTCTTCCATTTGTATTTAAAAATGTCTGTCCTGTGTCTAAGAATGGATGGATACTTACCCAAAATTAACTCGTGAATAGAAATTAATTTCAAATTACAGTGCACCACATTTAATTTGCAGTATTTCTTGGTTTGGATTTTGTAATCTTTTGCTTTCTATTTTATCGTGCCATCTTTCAGTTATATTTCTGTGGATTGTGTTCATATGATTATCTCCCTAGggcttcaattctgccactgcttGGGACAATAAACCAAAAGAACATTCCATATACAATATACTGTGCACATAAGGTTGTCAAGGTTTTCAGCGGCACTTGTAAAACCAAGTGACTTGTGGCAGATTTCCATGTAGCCATGCATCATTTTGCTACCTGCTATTCTTTAATTAAATGGCAGCTGGGTTACTTAAGCTTGGTCTTTGGAAAGGACCAAAGACAAAATTTAAAACATcttgactttaaaaaaaaattaactagTTGCTACTGATACACAGGAACATCTCTACAAGCATTTTCATAGTTAAGATGCTCACCTCATAACTTGCCAGCTGGCAACATAATTTGAGGCTTGTACAGCAATCACCTTTTATTTTGCacccaatttttttttgtaacttcCAATTGTTGAATGGTACATTTTTGGGATGTTAACCCTCCAAAGTTGACTGTCTCAAATGTAAGCCAGAAATGATCAGTTTTTGGAGTCTGAGGAAAATGAGATAACATAACCTGAATAATGAGTTAGGAAAGGAAGCCTTTATCACTAATGTTGAAAGTACCAAAAATGAGCACAGTTAATTGCAACTGTGGCTGGAATTAACGATGGTAttatgatctaaatgacttttttTATTTGTAGCGTTAATGACAGTGAAAGGGCCTATAAGCCACTGTAGATGATCATGGTATGTAAGATTAGAGAAGTCTGGAGGATCACATTGAAATGTgcagtctgatttttttttacataaaagGAAGAGGAAAGGTCACACAATTTGATTTATCTTTGTTTTCTATTAGCACAATTTCAGAATTAAATGTCAGATGAGGGAATAAAGCTTAAGGACACAAAGAATAGATTTCACAGGATTTTTGTGCTAAATCACAATGATGTGTAGTTAAACTTTTCCATGTTTTGCCTTTTGGTAGTGTTGGATGAAAGCAAAAGTGTTTCTGCTTGATGTGGAATATCATTTTCATCTAACAGGTTTTGTGTATCAGCTTTAAGTTTTGAAAAAGTTGTCAGGCCCTTGGCTGTGGAACTTTGCTTACATTTCACCCTTGAGTGATAGCTGGTATTGTTTGGATTAAAGTAAAGGTGGGTAATACAGAATGGAGGTGAAAAGAGCACAAGAAAATGAGTTTGCTTCCCAGTCTTTTAAACTTGTACTACTATTTAATATGATCATTTGCTGATCATTAAGTTTGtactttaaatgtttttaataCACAATCATCTCTAACAGCTGagacaggttcaccacccttggCTTTAAATGATCAGTGGCTTGAAATCGTGTATTGTAGAAAAATCAtaattcattcttctaaacttcaaagCACTCATACCTAACCCGTTACTCTTAATATGGCAGCCTTCTCAACTGAGGAATTGGACTGAGTTACTTTTGGTCTGCTTCCAATGCTACATTTCTTGGGCATATCGTGTGGCCAGCACCCAATACAATTGTTACAAGCTTTGCTATGTCCAAAATCCAACTTGGCAATAAAACCAATGTGCCATTTGTGGTCTTTATTGTTATTTGACAATTGGATTGTTATTTCCATGTATTAATAGTTATCAACCAATGGCCTCCTTTTCCTTTTAGGGATTTGTCTTGAGGGAATATTGTTTTTCTTCAACTTTGGTGCCTTTTTTCATTGAATGCTTTCTGTTCCTGTCCGAGATACCTTTCAATGTATTTTCCTTATAAGCAACGCCCCCAAAGATGATTTATTTAGACTTCAGACCCAAGTTTTGCATTTCTTGTTCTTGTGACAGGAACCATTTGGCTTATTGACTTTGTTCTATCAGAATGATCCTTCAATCTCATTGCCTTGCCTAATTCCTGTAACCCATTATCTTATACACTCAAACTTTTCATCTGCCACTCGGCTACACTAGGGGTGATTTTTGGCCAGCAATGTGCTACATATcaatttgatctgtatgagcagCATACGAAAGTTTTGCGTGATCTTGGTACATGCAACAATAATTGAATTCCTACTAAACAGCACATTGAAATGAAATAGCTGTTATATATCCTATAAATTAgctgctcttttttttttgtcctTTTTCATAGTTTAATCCAAGCTGGTTTGTATATTTTGAAGAAATCATTTCACGGAAAATGGGTAAAATAAACCTCGGGTATTGTATGCATGAGACTGGTGCTAAACTAGCAGTATTTCCACATTGTTATACCACAGCTCTTTTCAAATTTTCTTGTGAGTTTCAAGCAATACACGAAATGTCATCAACTGAGCCATGAGGTTCACTATTTACCTGATACCCTAGGTCTGTTAAGTTGACTCCTATTAGAGCATCACTTATTTATAAATAGTTTGGGAAAGGTCAAGCTAAAGCAGTGTCATTTTTGGACTGGATGCTTCACGTATATGGTAGTGTGTCTGAATCCTATGAATTGTTCTCTAAGCTATTATTTTACTAAATAGTTTCACTTAACTGATTCATTTCCTTTGTTTTTGTTCCCAAATCCAACATGTATTTTAAGGAAGGGAAATTGTGTTTTGGGTCTTACTCAAGTAAGATTGTGCACATAGCCTTGAATaaagtgtattgtgtgcagtgatTAAAATGCTAGAGAAATGTACTGCAGGCTAACTTCAGATTTGCTGCCACTTCAAGTGGTGACTATTTCATTGGTATAACGCTGAACAGTTTTTAATGTCATAACATTTCAGATTAGATTTCATCATGAGCAGCAACGAGTGCTTTAAATGTGGACGAGTTGGGCACTGGGCACGGGAGTGTCCAAGTGCAGTTGGACGTAGTCGTATTCGTGGACGGGGTAGAGGAAGCTTCACTGCTGCAAGAGGTAACCTGGCAAATGGGAATTATCAAAATTGCATGAATGCTTAAGAGTCAATTTTGTATGCATTTGTAGTTTTAAACAATCTCATTTGAAATTGGCCAGTTCATAATTTTACATCTAGAATCTTTAATGGGGGGAAAACTTGAGTTGAAATAATGAATTTTTGATTTAATAGCTCTAATTACTATGCCCTGAGTAGAAAACTGTTTTGTAAGTAATTGAAATTGGAGCTGGAATTATAAATATTACAATATAGGTTATTCTACCAACGTGCATTTATATGAAAGTGGCAAATCTGTTCcattggcacattggccttcattgcagAGGTTTGTAAATGTAAGTTGGTATCTTGCTGCCATGATTAGGAGGTTGAGGCCACGAGTTGATTTCCTTTAAGTATTTAAAGCATGCAACCAGTTTTCATTAGATTGCCCTTACTACAGAATGGGTTAGCAAGGTAAATATTGTAAAGTCACCTCTGATCAGATTCCCTATCAATTATATTGTTGCCTTAAGTGATTTGAGAGTGTGATTCAAGAAAATTATCACCAAAGTACCGGAAATGAAAATGGACATTTTGTTTCAAAGGAACTACTTCAACTTCAGTATGTTCTATAGATTGGAATCCCCTGTGTAACCACAAGATATTTCAGATATTTTGTAGATTTGAAGTGTCACATTTGGTAACATTTACAGAAAAGGGAAGGTTTAATATTTTTGTTTAGACCATTGAGTTGAGAGGTGTCTGAATTGTGTATTTCCagcaattttaataatttgtgctTTTTCTATGATCAGTGTGCAGAAAATATGCAATTGAGTAGAATTGAAGAAATTAGTGTTGCAATCTGCAATATTTGGTAGAGTTGTTATTGAGCTAAACTGTGCTCCATTTACAGATATCTGCTATCGTTGTGGTGAATCAGGCCACCTTGCAAAGGATTGTGAGCTCCAAGAAGATGGtaaatattttttcttctttttagtATGTTGTAAAATAACTACTTCTGAATAATTTATCATCTGTCACATTTCAGCTTGCTACAACTGTGGTAAGGGTGGCCACATTGCCAAAGATTGCAAGGAGCCAAAGAAGGAGAGAGAACAGTGCTGCTACAACTGTGGCAGACCTGGACATCTGGCCCGTGACTGTGATCATGCTGATGAGCAGAAATGTTATTCTTGTGGAGAATTTGGGCATATTCAGAAGGACTGCACTAAAGTCAAATGCTATAGGTATGGAGCAGATGACCGGCCTTTTTTGTAGTCCATTGTTAATTTCTGTTCAGTCATAGATGACCTATGATTCTGCAGTTAGCAATATTTGACTTGATTTTGTGGTGATTTTTTTTCAAGTTATGCAACGCATGTTTGTGGCGCTGCATTTTATCATTAAGTACTGGTTATGTTCTGTCCTCCGCATTTAGCCCAAATTGCAGTGCAGATGACCATTTTCTTGCTTCATGGCTAACTACAAACATTTCTGCAGTGTCGCTACATAAAGAGTATGAAGGCTTTTACCCATTTGCATGTTTACCTACCCTAAATCTAGAATAGCATTGGGCATTTCAGCACTTCAAATAAACTGGGTTACTATTTTTGTATTATGGATGAAACAAAGCTTTCTTGGATGGAGCAATGTTAGCTCTGCCATTGCTGTCAATATGGATTCCTACCAGGCTAAAATTCCATTCCTTGCTCTATTTAGCACATGACTTTTCCATTTATATTCCTTAATATTGAGACTGTTCCAAAAACACATTTCTCCTGAAGCAACATCTACGCAGGTGAACCCAAGGGATTTTTACTTGGAAGTAATTGGGTGCATAAGTGGTGCCAGTGTCTATCTCACACTGCCCTCCACCAAAGAAAACCCTTACTATTTGACTTTGGATTGCTGAGACTAATGCCATTGTTTATAATGCTATCCTAGCTGATTGGACCAACTATTATCCTGGGAGCTTCCATTATTTGTGGCCCAGCCATTCATTGCTTGCTACCACAAATTGTATGAGCCTTTCAAAGAAAAAATCTTAATTGATAAGAATAAGTTACAGGAAAGGTATAACACTTTCAGGCTTCTTGCTGGAACTTTGGTACCAGTCTCAAGTTAATATAGGAACTAAAGTAGAACTTGTTTGGGTGTACAGTATGCAGCAACTTGCTTGCAGCTCAACCAACTGGGCTAAATAACTAACAAGTACTGCATACATGAGTGCTTGAAGATTACTGGGTAATGTTGGCTATGGCATTGCACGGTCACTTGTAATACAATAAAAATGAACTGACATATACTGAACCTCAAATTTAATCTATGATAAAATGTTTTGGATGTGATCTAATAATTACTGTTATCTTGTGCACATTAGACATTGCATTTGTATCAAGCTTGGAAAAATGGAAATCAGCTTGGCTTACCTCTTGTCATGAGTTTCTCAGCAAAATTTTAGGTGTTTCATGTAACCAATATTAAAAATCTTACATCTACAAAACATAACTTTCTGTTGTCAACTTTTATCTAGCGTTTGTCTTTTTTTCTACTCAAGATTGTAATGAAAATTATAAACCATCACAGCAATTGTACATCCATGTTAGTACCAAATTTATTAACAACCTACTTGTTTCAGCACTTGGTTTGGTCTTTGCAAATTACTGTATTAAAGATTATATTCTCCAGTGTTTGGGATAACTGTTTCCAAGGTCTGAATATATGATGAGGTCTCAATTGTACTTGTGCC encodes the following:
- the cnbpb gene encoding CCHC-type zinc finger, nucleic acid binding protein b yields the protein MSSNECFKCGRVGHWARECPSAVGRSRIRGRGRGSFTAARDICYRCGESGHLAKDCELQEDACYNCGKGGHIAKDCKEPKKEREQCCYNCGRPGHLARDCDHADEQKCYSCGEFGHIQKDCTKVKCYRCGETGHVAINCSKASEVNCYRCGEAGHLARECTIEATA